Proteins encoded by one window of Bacteroidota bacterium:
- a CDS encoding TPM domain-containing protein, protein MKHAYIILVLAILALAVSCQPEKVKVEEVTENTATSLENSNTLRVIDTGKVSELVPTGWVNDYDKIFTADEAKKLHKLIDDFEKETTVEIAVVTLDTSMVGAEMTDLYAATFALANKWGVGKKGKNNGILIGIAKGWEQMYIQNAEGIEMVLSDEQTQQIVDTVFLPNYAQGDFYKGTNDGLLTIMKHLKKSNVK, encoded by the coding sequence ATGAAACACGCATACATAATACTAGTATTGGCTATACTGGCTTTGGCTGTTAGCTGCCAGCCCGAAAAAGTTAAGGTGGAAGAAGTAACCGAAAACACAGCGACTTCGCTTGAGAATTCAAACACACTTCGTGTAATTGATACGGGTAAAGTATCAGAACTAGTACCTACAGGTTGGGTAAATGATTACGATAAGATTTTTACTGCCGACGAAGCAAAAAAACTACACAAACTGATTGATGATTTTGAAAAAGAAACAACTGTAGAAATTGCTGTAGTAACGCTTGATACAAGTATGGTAGGGGCTGAAATGACCGATTTATATGCTGCAACGTTTGCATTGGCCAATAAGTGGGGGGTAGGAAAGAAAGGTAAGAATAACGGCATTTTGATTGGGATAGCTAAAGGTTGGGAACAGATGTACATACAAAATGCAGAAGGTATTGAGATGGTATTGAGCGATGAGCAAACCCAGCAAATTGTGGATACAGTGTTTTTACCCAATTATGCTCAAGGAGATTTTTATAAGGGCACGAACGATGGGCTGCTAACCATAATGAAGCATTTAAAGAAAAGTAACGTTAAATAA
- a CDS encoding cob(I)yrinic acid a,c-diamide adenosyltransferase, whose translation MKIYTRTGDAGETSLLGGTRVPKHHLRIECYGTVDELNSWIGVVRAGFDEEGVQTVLDAVQNNLFTIGSHLATDPAKTNVKLPDFEVGEVETLETEMDAMDKQLPPLKNFILPGGSTVVANCHVARCVCRRTERLITHLAETEVVNPDALKYINRLSDYLFVLGRYIAHKTGAQEIPWKPRG comes from the coding sequence ATGAAAATATATACCCGTACCGGTGATGCCGGAGAGACCAGTCTTTTGGGCGGCACGCGTGTACCTAAGCACCATTTGCGTATTGAGTGCTACGGAACTGTGGATGAATTGAACTCGTGGATAGGAGTGGTGCGTGCCGGTTTTGATGAAGAGGGTGTGCAAACTGTGCTGGATGCGGTGCAGAACAATTTGTTTACCATAGGCTCACACTTAGCTACCGACCCTGCAAAAACCAACGTGAAACTACCTGATTTTGAAGTTGGCGAGGTAGAAACATTAGAAACCGAAATGGATGCAATGGACAAACAATTGCCCCCGCTGAAAAATTTTATTTTACCCGGTGGTTCAACCGTTGTGGCTAATTGCCATGTGGCGCGTTGCGTATGCCGTCGTACCGAACGTTTAATTACACATTTGGCTGAAACCGAAGTAGTGAACCCTGATGCGTTAAAATACATTAACCGCCTATCCGATTACCTGTTTGTATTGGGCAGGTATATAGCCCACAAAACAGGTGCGCAGGAAATCCCTTGGAAGCCGAGAGGATAG
- the rnhA gene encoding ribonuclease HI — translation MKLQIYTDGSARGNPGPGGYGAILVWGKVRKELSAGYKLTTNNRMELMAVIVAIEALTKEGLEIDIYTDSKYVCDAVEKGWLWGWIKKGFKDKKNPDLWMRFANLYKKHTIRFNWVKGHAGHPENERCDRLATEAADNNAVLIDKGYLDGKS, via the coding sequence TTGAAACTTCAGATTTATACAGATGGGTCGGCGCGGGGAAACCCGGGACCTGGCGGATACGGGGCTATTTTGGTATGGGGCAAAGTTCGTAAAGAACTATCGGCGGGTTATAAGCTTACCACCAACAACCGCATGGAGCTGATGGCTGTAATTGTGGCCATTGAAGCTCTTACCAAAGAGGGGCTGGAAATTGATATATATACCGATAGCAAATACGTATGCGATGCGGTAGAAAAAGGCTGGCTGTGGGGCTGGATTAAGAAAGGTTTTAAAGACAAAAAGAACCCCGATTTATGGATGCGTTTTGCAAACCTGTATAAGAAGCATACCATACGGTTTAACTGGGTGAAAGGCCATGCAGGCCACCCTGAAAACGAACGATGTGACCGGCTGGCCACTGAGGCAGCAGATAACAATGCTGTGTTGATAGACAAGGGGTATCTGGATGGAAAATCTTAG
- the typA gene encoding translational GTPase TypA translates to MNLRNIAIIAHVDHGKTTLVDKILYQANLFRDNQEKGELILDNNDLERERGITIFSKNVSVRYKDVKINIIDTPGHADFGGEVERVLKMADGVVLLVDAFEGPMPQTRFVLQKALQLGLRPIVVVNKVDKPNCRPDEVHEAVFELFFQLDASEEQLDFPTVYGSSKQGWFGPDWKTPTEDISFLLDTILEHVPQPKIADGTLQMQITSLDFSSFLGRIAVGKVTRGMIKEGMPVKLMKADGKVIQARIKELQTFEGLGRKKAEEVFAGDICAVVGLEDFGIGDTIADFENPEALAMIKVDEPTMNMMFMINNSPFFGQDGKFVTSRHLRDRLMKETEKNLALRVEETGSSDSFLVYGRGILHLSILIETMRREGYEFMVGQPQVLVKEIDGVKCEPYEILVVDVPMEFAGKVIDMVTMKKGEMLIMDTKGDQQHLEFKIPSRGLIGLRSQMLTATTGEAIMAHRFSEYLPWKGVVPGRINGVLVSIDRGPATAYSIDKLQDRGMFFIDPGETVYEGQIVGENTRPMDLGVNLVKAKQLTNMRASGKDDSSRVAPKVQFSLEEAMEYIQEDECVEVTPSIIRLRKLILDENERKRREKAVASA, encoded by the coding sequence ATGAATCTAAGAAACATAGCAATTATTGCCCACGTTGACCACGGTAAAACTACGTTGGTTGATAAAATACTTTACCAAGCCAACCTGTTCCGTGATAATCAGGAAAAGGGAGAATTGATACTTGATAATAATGATTTGGAGCGCGAACGCGGTATCACCATTTTCTCAAAAAACGTATCGGTGCGCTACAAAGATGTAAAAATAAACATTATTGACACCCCTGGTCACGCGGATTTTGGTGGTGAGGTAGAGCGCGTATTGAAAATGGCCGACGGTGTTGTGCTGTTGGTGGATGCTTTTGAAGGCCCAATGCCCCAAACCCGTTTTGTATTGCAAAAGGCACTACAGTTGGGTTTGCGCCCTATTGTGGTTGTAAATAAAGTAGACAAACCTAACTGCCGCCCCGATGAAGTACACGAAGCTGTATTTGAATTATTCTTCCAATTAGATGCTTCTGAAGAGCAGTTGGACTTCCCAACGGTTTACGGTAGCTCTAAGCAAGGCTGGTTTGGTCCTGATTGGAAAACTCCTACCGAAGATATTTCGTTCTTGTTAGATACTATACTTGAGCACGTTCCGCAGCCTAAAATTGCCGATGGTACCTTGCAAATGCAAATTACTTCGTTGGATTTCAGCAGCTTCTTGGGACGTATTGCCGTTGGTAAAGTAACAAGGGGAATGATTAAAGAAGGAATGCCTGTGAAGTTGATGAAAGCTGACGGAAAGGTTATTCAAGCCCGTATTAAAGAACTACAAACGTTTGAAGGACTTGGTCGCAAAAAAGCCGAAGAGGTATTTGCCGGAGATATTTGTGCAGTAGTAGGGTTAGAAGATTTTGGTATTGGTGATACCATTGCCGATTTTGAAAACCCCGAAGCACTTGCCATGATAAAAGTGGATGAGCCAACCATGAACATGATGTTTATGATTAACAACTCACCCTTTTTCGGTCAGGATGGTAAGTTTGTTACCTCGCGCCACTTGCGCGACCGTTTGATGAAGGAAACTGAAAAGAACCTAGCATTGCGTGTTGAAGAAACAGGCAGCAGCGATAGCTTTTTGGTTTACGGACGCGGTATTCTTCACTTGTCAATTCTTATTGAGACCATGCGTCGCGAAGGCTACGAATTTATGGTAGGCCAACCGCAAGTATTGGTAAAGGAAATTGACGGAGTAAAATGCGAACCTTACGAGATTTTGGTGGTAGATGTACCTATGGAATTTGCCGGTAAGGTGATTGATATGGTGACCATGAAAAAAGGCGAAATGCTGATTATGGATACCAAAGGCGACCAACAACACTTAGAGTTTAAAATACCTTCTCGCGGTTTGATTGGTTTGCGTAGCCAAATGCTAACTGCAACCACCGGTGAAGCTATTATGGCGCACCGTTTCAGTGAATATTTACCTTGGAAAGGTGTGGTACCCGGCCGTATCAACGGTGTATTGGTATCAATAGACAGGGGGCCTGCTACCGCATACTCGATTGATAAACTGCAAGACCGCGGTATGTTTTTTATTGATCCGGGCGAAACTGTGTACGAAGGACAGATTGTAGGCGAAAACACCCGCCCGATGGATTTGGGCGTAAACCTTGTTAAAGCCAAGCAGTTGACCAACATGCGTGCTTCGGGTAAAGACGATAGCAGCCGTGTAGCTCCAAAAGTTCAGTTTTCATTGGAAGAAGCAATGGAATACATACAAGAAGATGAATGTGTGGAAGTAACACCAAGCATCATTCGCCTTCGTAAATTGATATTAGACGAAAACGAGCGCAAACGCCGAGAAAAAGCAGTTGCCTCAGCATAA
- a CDS encoding bifunctional 5,10-methylene-tetrahydrofolate dehydrogenase/5,10-methylene-tetrahydrofolate cyclohydrolase (catalyzes the formation of 5,10-methenyltetrahydrofolate from 5,10-methylenetetrahydrofolate and subsequent formation of 10-formyltetrahydrofolate from 5,10-methenyltetrahydrofolate) → MQILDGKKVAAKIKEDIKAEVDAIKAAGKRTPHLVAILVGHDGASETYVASKAKDCEQLGMSSTVIRFEDTVTENELLAEVERINNDPQYDGLIVQMPLPKHINPLKVTETISYQKDVDGFHPYNVGLMFKGLDAFYPATPYGVLLMLEEYKIPTEGKHCVVIGRSDIVGKPMSALMARAAYPGNCTVTVCHSKTQNIEEYTRKADILIVALGRPEFVKADMVKPGAVVVDVGITRVDDATNPRGYVIKGDVAFDEVAPVSSYITPVPGGVGLMTRIGLLKNTLQAYKNLNP, encoded by the coding sequence ATGCAGATACTCGACGGAAAAAAAGTAGCCGCTAAAATAAAAGAAGATATTAAGGCTGAAGTGGATGCTATAAAAGCCGCAGGCAAACGCACCCCCCACCTTGTAGCTATATTGGTTGGCCATGATGGTGCCAGCGAAACCTACGTTGCCAGCAAAGCCAAAGATTGCGAACAACTGGGCATGAGCAGCACTGTTATCCGTTTTGAAGATACTGTAACCGAAAATGAGTTATTGGCCGAAGTGGAGCGCATTAATAACGACCCTCAATACGATGGGTTAATTGTGCAAATGCCGCTGCCCAAACACATCAACCCGTTAAAAGTTACTGAAACCATCAGTTACCAAAAAGACGTGGATGGTTTCCATCCCTACAACGTAGGTCTGATGTTTAAAGGGCTGGATGCCTTTTACCCTGCCACTCCCTATGGAGTGTTGCTGATGTTAGAAGAATACAAAATCCCTACCGAGGGTAAACATTGTGTGGTAATTGGCCGCAGCGATATTGTGGGCAAACCCATGAGTGCATTGATGGCTCGTGCTGCATATCCCGGTAATTGCACCGTAACCGTTTGCCATAGCAAAACTCAAAACATCGAAGAATACACCCGCAAAGCAGATATTCTGATAGTAGCCCTTGGTCGCCCCGAGTTTGTGAAAGCAGACATGGTAAAACCCGGAGCTGTGGTGGTAGATGTGGGTATTACCCGTGTTGACGACGCTACCAATCCCCGTGGATATGTAATAAAAGGCGACGTAGCTTTTGATGAAGTGGCTCCTGTATCGTCATACATCACCCCCGTTCCCGGAGGCGTGGGCTTAATGACCCGTATCGGACTATTAAAAAACACCTTACAAGCTTATAAAAACCTAAACCCATAA
- a CDS encoding 7-carboxy-7-deazaguanine synthase QueE yields MEHFYTIQGEGAHSGVAAYFIRLGGCDVGCFWCDVKESWDAELHPKYSIEEIISWPVEANAITVVITGGEPLMHNLDALTQALQAKGIKTHIETSGAHPYSGQWDWVTFSPKKFKEPHPSILDKANELKVIVYNKHDFEFAQQYEQLVNSSCKLYLQPEWDKSAQMLPLIIEYVKANPQWRISLQTHKYMNIP; encoded by the coding sequence ATGGAGCATTTTTACACCATACAGGGAGAAGGTGCACACAGCGGAGTAGCAGCCTATTTCATTCGTTTAGGCGGCTGCGATGTGGGTTGTTTTTGGTGCGATGTGAAAGAAAGCTGGGATGCTGAACTTCACCCGAAATATTCTATTGAAGAAATCATAAGTTGGCCTGTTGAAGCAAACGCTATAACTGTTGTGATAACAGGCGGCGAGCCTTTGATGCACAACTTGGATGCGCTTACCCAAGCACTACAAGCCAAAGGAATAAAAACACACATTGAAACATCGGGGGCACACCCGTATAGTGGGCAGTGGGACTGGGTTACCTTTTCACCCAAAAAATTCAAAGAACCACACCCCTCAATTCTTGATAAAGCCAACGAGCTGAAAGTAATCGTTTATAACAAACACGATTTTGAGTTTGCCCAACAATACGAGCAATTGGTAAACTCCTCGTGTAAATTGTATCTGCAACCTGAGTGGGATAAAAGTGCTCAAATGCTGCCTTTGATTATTGAGTATGTAAAGGCCAATCCGCAGTGGCGTATATCGCTGCAAACCCATAAATACATGAATATTCCTTAG
- a CDS encoding OmpA family protein, producing the protein MLQTPYKILFTLVAFFFFSCAAQAQPLPDSGTKNKKAKELKDQAINQFKAGQFEMALGTVNKALEKDEKFIDAWMLKGDILAALLKYTEAEQAFDKVLLINADYIRAFYEKGRIQVKAQKYAEARKNLETFKTYPYSEKFKKEVANLLAICDFAESSTSNPVPFKPINLGPNVNTKAMEYFPGVTADEQKLYFTRYAEGYSEDFYESVLKDNVWQKARNLGAPVNTYENEGTVSISTDGQYIFYTACNRPDTKGSCDLYFSRLDGDQWKNPINMQAPVNTTAWESQPSLSYDGANIYFASNRPGGLGGMDIWVTRFENNRFSEPENLGPNINTEGDEYTPFIHTDNKTLYFSSDGWPGLGQGDIFYTKRDADGNWAKPTNIGYPINTPADEIGFIVNRSGTWAYFASDMPGGYGGLDIYKFELYPEARPEASSYAKGVIYDAETNAKLEANAELIDLETGKTLITSRSNIKTGEFLMVLQPNKNYMLNVNKEGYLFFSENFGLKEFPSDQPFIISVPLHKIRVGEKVILKNVFFDTDKFDLKEQSKAELNKLIALLKAQPKMKIELGGHTDNTGNKQKNITLSQNRAKAVYDYLVANGIVADRLTYKGYGDAKPVADNKTEEGRRQNRRTEFIITAN; encoded by the coding sequence ATGTTACAAACACCCTACAAAATACTGTTTACGCTGGTTGCCTTTTTCTTTTTCTCGTGTGCAGCCCAAGCACAGCCCTTGCCCGATTCGGGTACAAAAAACAAAAAAGCAAAAGAACTTAAGGACCAAGCCATTAATCAGTTTAAGGCCGGACAATTTGAAATGGCTCTGGGAACAGTTAACAAAGCCCTTGAAAAAGACGAAAAGTTTATTGATGCGTGGATGCTGAAGGGTGATATATTGGCAGCACTGCTAAAATATACGGAGGCTGAACAAGCGTTTGATAAAGTGTTATTGATAAATGCGGATTACATACGAGCGTTTTATGAGAAAGGACGCATACAAGTAAAAGCCCAAAAATATGCCGAAGCGCGTAAAAACTTAGAGACCTTTAAAACCTACCCATACTCTGAAAAGTTTAAAAAAGAAGTAGCCAACCTGTTGGCCATTTGTGATTTTGCGGAGAGCAGTACCAGTAACCCAGTTCCGTTTAAGCCCATTAACTTGGGACCCAACGTAAATACCAAAGCAATGGAGTATTTCCCCGGGGTAACTGCCGATGAGCAAAAACTATACTTTACCCGATATGCCGAAGGTTACAGCGAGGATTTTTACGAAAGTGTACTAAAAGACAATGTGTGGCAAAAAGCCCGCAACTTGGGTGCTCCTGTAAATACCTACGAAAATGAAGGTACAGTATCAATTTCAACCGACGGGCAATACATATTTTACACCGCTTGTAACCGCCCTGATACGAAGGGAAGTTGTGATTTATACTTCTCAAGGTTAGACGGCGACCAGTGGAAGAACCCTATAAATATGCAAGCTCCTGTAAATACTACGGCATGGGAGTCGCAACCCTCATTGTCGTATGATGGGGCTAATATCTATTTTGCCAGCAACCGTCCCGGTGGTTTAGGCGGTATGGATATTTGGGTAACACGCTTTGAAAATAACCGCTTTAGCGAGCCCGAGAACTTAGGCCCAAACATTAACACTGAAGGCGATGAATACACCCCCTTCATACACACTGACAACAAGACATTGTATTTTTCTTCTGACGGTTGGCCGGGTTTGGGGCAAGGTGATATTTTTTATACCAAACGCGATGCAGACGGGAACTGGGCAAAACCTACCAACATCGGTTATCCCATTAATACCCCTGCTGATGAAATAGGTTTTATAGTAAATCGCAGCGGTACATGGGCATACTTTGCCAGCGATATGCCGGGAGGTTATGGTGGTTTGGATATCTATAAGTTTGAGTTGTACCCCGAAGCACGTCCTGAAGCATCCAGCTACGCAAAAGGGGTGATTTATGATGCTGAAACGAATGCTAAGCTGGAAGCCAATGCAGAGTTGATAGACCTTGAAACCGGCAAAACCCTTATCACATCACGCAGTAATATAAAAACAGGTGAGTTTTTGATGGTGTTACAACCCAACAAAAACTATATGTTGAACGTAAACAAAGAGGGCTACTTGTTTTTCTCCGAGAACTTTGGGTTGAAAGAGTTTCCCAGCGACCAGCCGTTTATTATCTCCGTGCCTTTGCACAAGATAAGAGTAGGAGAGAAGGTGATTCTTAAAAACGTGTTTTTTGATACCGACAAATTTGATTTGAAGGAGCAATCGAAAGCAGAGCTTAACAAGCTGATTGCCTTATTGAAAGCACAGCCTAAAATGAAGATTGAACTGGGTGGTCACACAGATAACACTGGTAATAAACAAAAGAACATTACACTTTCGCAAAACCGTGCAAAAGCGGTATATGATTACTTAGTAGCCAATGGAATAGTTGCCGACAGGCTTACTTACAAAGGGTATGGAGATGCTAAACCCGTTGCGGACAATAAAACCGAAGAAGGTCGTCGCCAAAACCGCCGTACCGAGTTTATTATTACAGCAAATTGA
- a CDS encoding DUF1573 domain-containing protein produces MLINHTGILFDRDWMMKKFLAAFILLAIPFSALMAQPIASFLKSSHNFGEIKEVDGPVSTDYLFVNTGNKPLFLTEVKPSCGCTEPDWTKDTIYPGDTGFVRAKFNPANMPGPFEKVVYIETNGAPIHMTLLFSGTVIPRPIEIWDIYPIEQGRIRMNNNFLSFGTAYSGDIDSAEIKLYNQSDKDIWISSMTNAPYYINFETPSHRIRPKEEALMKVKFDTKASGRWGEHNYVFYMNTLDSPATSNIPIYAQILIKEKFPKMTKKQLDKAPKIQVDAQMMYLGKLVKGDSIDFQFTITNMGQEKLIIRSVNTLCGCTVSSVDKKELKRGESTILRGRFNSEGREGPQEKYITVVSNDPVTPELRLGFTAEIVTNPNALKY; encoded by the coding sequence TTGCTTATAAACCATACGGGAATACTTTTTGATAGAGATTGGATGATGAAGAAGTTTTTAGCAGCATTTATTTTATTAGCCATACCGTTTTCGGCGTTGATGGCGCAACCCATAGCCAGCTTTTTGAAAAGCAGCCATAATTTTGGTGAGATAAAAGAAGTTGACGGCCCTGTTTCAACCGATTATTTGTTTGTAAACACAGGTAATAAGCCGTTGTTTCTTACTGAAGTGAAACCTTCTTGCGGTTGCACCGAACCTGATTGGACAAAAGATACCATTTACCCCGGTGATACAGGCTTTGTTCGTGCTAAGTTTAACCCGGCAAATATGCCCGGTCCGTTTGAAAAAGTAGTTTATATTGAGACTAACGGAGCACCGATACACATGACGTTGTTGTTTAGCGGCACGGTAATTCCCCGTCCGATTGAAATTTGGGACATATATCCCATAGAGCAAGGCAGAATCCGAATGAATAATAACTTTCTGTCGTTTGGAACTGCTTATTCAGGAGATATTGATTCAGCCGAAATTAAGCTATACAACCAAAGCGATAAAGATATTTGGATAAGCAGCATGACCAATGCCCCTTATTACATAAACTTTGAAACACCCAGTCACCGCATTCGTCCAAAAGAAGAAGCGTTGATGAAAGTAAAATTTGACACCAAAGCATCAGGCCGTTGGGGCGAACATAACTATGTGTTTTACATGAACACACTAGACTCGCCTGCTACCAGTAACATTCCCATCTATGCTCAAATCCTTATCAAGGAGAAGTTTCCTAAAATGACGAAGAAACAACTGGATAAGGCTCCTAAAATACAGGTGGATGCGCAGATGATGTACTTGGGTAAACTGGTAAAAGGTGATTCTATTGATTTTCAGTTTACAATTACCAACATGGGACAAGAAAAGCTGATTATCCGTAGTGTGAACACCTTGTGCGGTTGCACGGTATCATCCGTTGATAAGAAAGAACTGAAGCGTGGCGAAAGCACGATATTAAGAGGACGTTTTAACTCAGAAGGTAGGGAAGGCCCGCAAGAAAAATACATCACAGTAGTGAGCAACGACCCTGTGACACCTGAATTGCGATTGGGCTTTACGGCTGAGATAGTTACAAACCCTAACGCACTTAAGTATTAA
- a CDS encoding PDZ domain-containing protein, which yields MKKLAVFALAAMLSGFAGAWVFSLTQKKDTITFSEGFDNTATQVSYKGAALNQSDFVKASEVATPAVVFIKTTSNMNQRRSLWDDWFGWDPFGSMGPVSSSGSGVIISNDGYIVTNNHVIDGADEIEVVLNNNKRNFKAKVIGADPSTDLAVLKIEGKNLPKINFGNSENLKTGEWVVAVGNPFNLTSTVTAGIVSAKGRNINIVNNQFPIESFIQTDAAINPGNSGGALVNVSGELVGINTAIVSKTGSYNGYGFAIPSNIVAKIVKDMIDFGDVQRAFTGMDVSDIDGDLYEKLKQDNGVYVNVLQTDGPADKAGVKEGDVIMKVNGKTVNSKAEFDEQIAYHRPGDKVKLIVDRKGTEKEYSLTLTNRDGNTEVTKKESITSTILGADFEPISKLEREKYKVKGGYRVSSIRSGRIRNMGIPEGFIFVALNKVEYTDVTTFIKDFERVKGQVTIEGIHPNGSRGFYSFFYY from the coding sequence ATGAAGAAGTTAGCAGTTTTTGCACTGGCAGCAATGCTTAGCGGTTTTGCGGGTGCATGGGTTTTTTCATTAACGCAAAAGAAAGATACAATCACTTTTTCTGAGGGGTTTGACAATACTGCCACCCAAGTGTCCTACAAAGGTGCTGCACTCAATCAATCCGACTTTGTAAAAGCCAGTGAAGTAGCTACTCCGGCGGTAGTGTTTATTAAAACTACCTCAAACATGAATCAGCGTCGCAGCTTGTGGGACGATTGGTTCGGGTGGGACCCTTTCGGAAGCATGGGACCCGTATCCAGCTCAGGTTCAGGGGTAATAATTAGTAATGACGGTTACATTGTAACCAATAACCACGTGATTGACGGGGCAGATGAAATAGAAGTGGTGTTAAACAACAACAAACGTAATTTTAAAGCCAAAGTAATCGGAGCCGACCCCAGTACCGACCTTGCCGTATTGAAGATTGAAGGCAAAAATCTACCTAAAATCAACTTCGGAAACTCTGAGAACCTTAAAACAGGAGAGTGGGTTGTGGCAGTGGGTAACCCTTTTAACCTTACAAGTACCGTAACTGCGGGTATTGTGAGTGCAAAAGGCCGTAATATTAATATTGTAAACAATCAGTTTCCGATAGAATCGTTCATACAAACCGATGCTGCCATTAATCCCGGTAATAGCGGGGGCGCATTGGTAAACGTATCGGGTGAATTGGTAGGTATAAACACCGCCATTGTTAGTAAAACAGGCTCATACAACGGATACGGCTTTGCAATCCCATCAAACATTGTAGCCAAAATAGTGAAGGATATGATTGATTTTGGTGATGTGCAACGCGCCTTTACGGGAATGGACGTAAGCGACATAGATGGTGATTTGTACGAAAAACTGAAACAGGACAACGGGGTGTATGTGAACGTATTGCAAACCGACGGACCTGCCGACAAAGCCGGAGTGAAAGAGGGAGATGTGATAATGAAGGTAAATGGCAAAACAGTTAACAGCAAAGCCGAGTTTGATGAGCAAATAGCCTACCATCGTCCCGGTGATAAAGTGAAGCTTATTGTTGACCGTAAAGGGACTGAAAAGGAATATTCACTAACGCTAACGAACCGTGATGGGAATACTGAAGTTACTAAAAAGGAGAGCATTACCTCTACCATTTTAGGAGCTGATTTTGAGCCTATTTCAAAACTGGAGCGTGAGAAATACAAAGTAAAAGGCGGCTACAGGGTAAGCAGCATACGCAGCGGACGAATCCGTAATATGGGCATACCCGAAGGGTTTATCTTTGTTGCCTTAAACAAGGTAGAGTATACCGATGTTACTACTTTTATAAAAGATTTTGAACGAGTGAAAGGACAGGTAACCATTGAGGGGATACACCCCAACGGTAGCCGAGGGTTCTATTCATTTTTCTATTATTAA
- a CDS encoding DinB family protein, translating to MSTLINLMLKEMEHEAETTRKMLSIVPADKFAWKPHPKSMSLQQLATHVAELPTWVAMTITTSELDFAVNPYQPVPLSSTEELLAYFEKSLIEGKTELEKADEQKLLTEMWTLRNGDEIYNTDTKYEVVRMTFCQIVHHRAQLGVFLRLLNIPIPGSYGPSADEMPPM from the coding sequence ATGAGTACATTAATTAATCTGATGCTGAAAGAGATGGAGCACGAAGCCGAAACAACGCGCAAAATGCTGTCAATTGTTCCTGCCGACAAGTTTGCATGGAAACCCCACCCAAAAAGTATGTCGCTGCAACAATTAGCAACGCACGTGGCTGAATTGCCCACTTGGGTTGCAATGACCATTACTACCAGCGAACTTGATTTTGCGGTTAATCCTTACCAACCTGTGCCTCTTAGCAGCACTGAAGAGCTTTTGGCCTACTTTGAGAAAAGCCTTATTGAAGGTAAAACAGAGCTTGAAAAAGCGGATGAGCAAAAATTATTAACTGAAATGTGGACACTACGTAATGGAGATGAAATTTACAATACCGACACCAAGTATGAAGTAGTACGCATGACTTTTTGCCAAATTGTTCACCACCGCGCACAATTAGGAGTGTTTTTGCGCCTGCTGAATATACCCATCCCCGGCAGCTATGGCCCAAGTGCGGATGAAATGCCTCCGATGTAA